A single region of the Silene latifolia isolate original U9 population chromosome 8, ASM4854445v1, whole genome shotgun sequence genome encodes:
- the LOC141595531 gene encoding uncharacterized protein LOC141595531 gives MARLFRHLGSLLLLAKHRISCIRTAIKRNMEVQNYAYSKQMLDLLFSKAPPGKRVELRSLIDLCDQRGLSNKSMDPVEDPSQFCAATLSRLSTIGYDVSDLCGSKFAALSSPGCIICGMGSIKRSDSLAGPVPSPFG, from the coding sequence ATGGCCAGATTATTCCGACATCTTGGATCACTGCTTCTTCTAGCGAAACATCGTATAAGCTGCATACGAACAGCAATAAAACGAAACATGGAGGTCCAGAATTATGCATATTCTAAACAAATGCTTGATCTCCTCTTCTCAAAAGCACCTCCAGGTAAAAGAGTGGAGTTGAGGAGCTTGATTGACTTGTGTGACCAAAGGGGTTTGTCCAACAAGTCCATGGATCCCGTGGAAGACCCGTCTCAGTTTTGTGCTGCCACTCTTAGTCGTTTATCGACTATTGGGTATGATGTTTCTGATTTGTGCGGGTCGAAATTTGCTGCCCTATCATCACCGGGATGCATCATTTGTGGCATGGGAAGCATCAAAAGATCAGACTCTCTGGCAGGACCCGTTCCTTCACCATTTGGATGA